One part of the Corynebacterium sp. CNCTC7651 genome encodes these proteins:
- a CDS encoding RNA-binding S4 domain-containing protein, whose amino-acid sequence MTSTNGADAIGSGAVRIDAWLWAVRIFKTRSQAAEAVRAGHVKLNDESVKPAAQVVPGDKVRVWKDHRYLEFEVTATLRKRVGAPLARQCYIDISPPPPPMDIFATLPKRDRGAGRPTKKERRETDRLLGRG is encoded by the coding sequence TTGACGAGTACTAACGGCGCAGATGCCATCGGCTCCGGAGCCGTGCGCATTGACGCATGGCTGTGGGCCGTCCGCATCTTCAAAACCCGCAGCCAGGCCGCCGAAGCCGTGCGCGCCGGGCACGTGAAGCTTAACGACGAAAGCGTCAAGCCCGCCGCCCAAGTTGTCCCCGGCGACAAGGTGCGCGTGTGGAAAGACCACCGCTACCTTGAGTTCGAGGTCACCGCGACGCTGCGCAAGCGCGTGGGCGCGCCGCTTGCGCGCCAGTGCTACATCGACATCTCGCCGCCCCCGCCGCCGATGGACATTTTTGCCACGCTGCCCAAACGCGACCGCGGCGCCGGCCGACCGACCAAGAAGGAACGGCGCGAAACAGACCGCCTGCTGGGCCGCGGTTAG
- a CDS encoding YigZ family protein has translation MHTGYVLPTAELVTHELEIKRSRFITWVNRAASEDAARDLIHQAREAYPDARHHCSAFIVHVDGAQPIERSSDDGEPSGTAGKPMLEVLKGSGMLDICAVVIRYFGGVKLGTGGLVSAYTDAVSEAVAKVDRRERTLKHLATVGLPHADAGRIEAELRHQGIEVVGVEYGSLATYTLAFDPGERERIDATLAAATQGTATVKAAGQQWVELGV, from the coding sequence ATGCACACCGGATACGTCCTGCCCACAGCAGAGCTTGTGACCCACGAGCTGGAGATTAAGCGCTCCCGCTTCATCACCTGGGTGAACCGGGCTGCCAGCGAAGATGCGGCACGAGACCTGATCCACCAGGCGCGGGAAGCGTACCCGGACGCGCGCCACCACTGCTCCGCCTTCATCGTGCACGTGGACGGGGCGCAGCCCATCGAGCGCTCCTCCGACGACGGCGAGCCGTCCGGCACCGCTGGCAAACCCATGCTGGAGGTATTGAAAGGCTCCGGGATGCTGGACATCTGCGCGGTGGTGATCCGCTATTTCGGCGGCGTGAAGTTGGGCACCGGCGGGCTGGTCAGCGCCTACACCGATGCGGTCTCCGAGGCCGTGGCCAAAGTGGATCGCCGCGAGCGAACGCTGAAACACCTGGCCACCGTGGGCCTGCCGCATGCGGACGCCGGCCGGATCGAGGCGGAGCTGCGCCACCAGGGCATCGAAGTGGTGGGCGTGGAGTACGGCTCCCTTGCCACCTACACCCTGGCGTTCGACCCGGGGGAGCGGGAGCGTATCGACGCTACTTTGGCAGCCGCCACCCAAGGCACCGCAACCGTCAAGGCCGCGGGCCAGCAGTGGGTGGAGCTAGGGGTGTGA
- the treZ gene encoding malto-oligosyltrehalose trehalohydrolase, which produces MTNEQFDVWAPHAREVRLTLEGTRHDMAGDPTRAGWWVLDPAVAVPAAGQRYAFSLFDGTEWSKPLPDPRSRSQPDGVHGSSEVVDTDFPWTDDGWTGIHLKDQVLYELHVGTFTEEGTFDGVAAKLDYLAALGVNAIELMPVQPFAGNRNWGYDGVDWLAVHAGYGGPEGLKRLVDAAHAKGIAVILDVVYNHFGPEGNYCGLFGPYTTAGRTDWGDVVNISGPGSDEVRAYILDAVDQWLGEFHVDGLRLDAVQAYDDRRAYSIMEEIRKVADANAARDGVPRTIIGETDQNDPRIVNDESRGGYGLSAQWLDDVHHSVHTLLTGELQGYYQDYGSIEILADTLQHAYRFRDTYSAYRARTHGRALDLSHVAPWRMITYTTNHDQTGNRAVGDRPSASLSPEQLTLRAAVILLSPFTPMLFMGEEFGALTPFPFFVSHGSEELNRMTREGRLQEFARQGWNSSDVPDPSSPDTFHAARLDWEFGEREQKLYDAYSTLLKLRKDHGFSRDDLRTLEVNHGEAWLTMGEAGNPIVLAANFSDAQVEVPVGGELVYSFTAPQVGEASTTLDPWGFAVISTQ; this is translated from the coding sequence ATGACGAATGAGCAGTTTGACGTTTGGGCTCCCCACGCGCGCGAGGTGCGCCTGACCCTGGAGGGCACGCGCCACGACATGGCCGGCGACCCCACCCGGGCCGGCTGGTGGGTCCTGGACCCCGCCGTCGCCGTCCCCGCCGCAGGTCAGCGCTACGCTTTTTCGCTTTTCGACGGCACCGAGTGGTCCAAGCCCCTGCCCGACCCGCGCAGTCGCAGCCAGCCGGATGGCGTGCACGGATCCTCCGAGGTGGTTGACACCGATTTCCCCTGGACGGACGACGGTTGGACCGGCATCCACCTGAAGGACCAGGTGCTCTATGAGCTGCACGTGGGCACCTTCACGGAGGAGGGCACGTTCGACGGCGTGGCCGCCAAGCTGGACTACCTCGCGGCGCTGGGCGTGAACGCCATCGAGCTCATGCCGGTACAGCCGTTCGCCGGCAACCGCAACTGGGGCTACGACGGCGTGGACTGGCTGGCCGTCCACGCAGGCTACGGCGGGCCGGAAGGGCTGAAGCGGCTTGTGGATGCGGCGCACGCGAAAGGCATCGCCGTGATCTTGGACGTGGTGTACAACCACTTCGGCCCAGAAGGCAACTACTGCGGGCTCTTCGGCCCCTATACCACCGCCGGGCGCACCGACTGGGGCGACGTGGTCAACATCTCCGGACCGGGCTCCGACGAGGTGCGCGCCTACATCTTGGACGCCGTGGACCAGTGGCTGGGTGAGTTCCATGTGGACGGCCTCCGCCTGGACGCCGTGCAGGCGTACGACGACCGCCGCGCGTACTCCATCATGGAGGAGATCCGGAAGGTGGCGGACGCGAACGCGGCCCGCGACGGCGTGCCGCGCACCATCATCGGCGAGACGGACCAGAACGATCCGCGCATTGTCAACGACGAATCCCGCGGCGGCTACGGCCTTTCCGCCCAGTGGCTGGACGATGTGCACCACAGCGTGCACACCCTGCTCACCGGCGAGCTGCAGGGCTACTACCAGGACTACGGCAGCATCGAGATCTTGGCGGACACGCTGCAGCACGCCTACCGCTTCCGCGACACGTACTCCGCCTACCGCGCCCGTACCCACGGCCGCGCGCTGGACCTCTCACACGTGGCGCCCTGGCGGATGATCACGTACACCACCAACCACGACCAGACGGGTAACCGGGCGGTGGGCGATCGGCCGTCGGCAAGCTTGAGCCCCGAGCAACTCACCCTGCGCGCGGCGGTGATCCTGCTCTCCCCCTTCACCCCGATGCTGTTTATGGGCGAGGAGTTCGGCGCGCTAACGCCGTTCCCCTTCTTTGTCTCGCACGGCAGCGAGGAGCTCAACCGCATGACGCGCGAGGGCCGCCTCCAAGAGTTCGCGCGCCAGGGATGGAACTCCAGCGACGTGCCCGACCCCTCCTCCCCCGACACCTTCCACGCCGCGCGCCTGGACTGGGAGTTCGGGGAGCGGGAGCAGAAGCTTTACGACGCTTACTCGACCCTCCTTAAGCTCCGGAAGGACCACGGTTTTTCCCGCGACGATTTGCGCACGCTTGAGGTCAACCACGGCGAGGCCTGGCTGACCATGGGCGAAGCGGGTAACCCCATCGTGCTCGCCGCCAATTTCAGCGATGCCCAGGTGGAGGTGCCCGTGGGTGGGGAGCTGGTGTACAGCTTCACTGCGCCGCAGGTTGGAGAGGCGAGCACCACCCTGGACCCGTGGGGTTTCGCGGTGATCTCTACGCAGTAG
- the ilvA gene encoding threonine ammonia-lyase IlvA: protein MTEFQPVHAADIQAAQARISSVIEPTPLQFCPRLSEATGAQVYLKREDLQDVRSYKIRGAYYNISGLSEEDRAAGVVAASAGNHAQGVAYACRALGIQGKIFVPKPTPKQKRDRIRVHGGENIELVVTGNTFDEAAQAAREDAAARGATLVEPFDARDTVIGQGTVAAEVLAQLTGLGRELDTIVVPVGGGGLFAGVASYFADMSPRTAIVGVEPRGAASLHAAMEHGGPVTLETIDPFVDGAAVKRIGAFPYEVIERNQGRTHLLQVDEGAVCTEMLALYQNEGIIAEPAGALSVAGLTQLKIQPGSTVVCIISGGNNDVLRYAEVMERSLVHRGLRHYFLVNFPQEPGQLRTFLTDILGPDDDIVLFEYLKKNNRETGAALVGLELTRASDLDPLLERMAASPIECRRLMPGTPEYEYIVSG from the coding sequence ATGACTGAGTTCCAGCCTGTCCACGCCGCCGACATTCAAGCGGCGCAGGCCCGCATCTCCTCCGTGATTGAGCCGACCCCGCTGCAGTTCTGCCCGCGTCTGTCTGAGGCCACCGGAGCTCAGGTGTACCTGAAGCGCGAAGATTTGCAGGACGTGCGCTCCTACAAGATCCGCGGGGCGTACTACAACATTTCGGGTCTTTCGGAGGAGGACCGGGCGGCGGGCGTCGTGGCGGCTAGCGCCGGCAACCACGCCCAGGGTGTGGCGTACGCGTGCCGTGCGCTGGGGATTCAGGGCAAGATCTTCGTGCCTAAGCCCACGCCGAAGCAGAAGCGGGACCGAATCCGGGTGCATGGCGGGGAAAACATTGAGCTGGTGGTCACGGGCAACACGTTCGACGAGGCCGCCCAGGCGGCCCGCGAGGATGCGGCTGCCCGCGGCGCGACGCTGGTGGAGCCGTTTGATGCCCGCGACACGGTGATCGGCCAAGGCACGGTGGCCGCGGAGGTGCTGGCGCAGCTGACCGGACTGGGCCGCGAGCTGGACACGATCGTGGTGCCGGTGGGCGGCGGCGGGCTGTTCGCCGGCGTGGCGTCCTACTTCGCGGACATGTCGCCGCGGACCGCCATCGTGGGCGTGGAGCCGCGCGGGGCGGCCAGCCTCCACGCTGCGATGGAGCACGGCGGGCCGGTCACGCTGGAAACGATTGACCCGTTCGTGGACGGTGCGGCGGTCAAGCGCATCGGCGCGTTCCCGTACGAGGTGATTGAGCGCAATCAGGGACGCACGCACTTGCTGCAGGTGGACGAGGGCGCAGTGTGCACCGAGATGCTCGCGCTGTACCAGAACGAGGGCATTATCGCGGAACCGGCGGGCGCGCTGAGCGTCGCGGGCCTTACTCAGCTGAAGATCCAGCCGGGCTCCACCGTTGTGTGCATCATCTCCGGCGGGAACAATGACGTGCTGCGTTACGCCGAGGTGATGGAGCGTTCCCTGGTGCACCGGGGCCTGCGCCACTACTTCCTGGTCAACTTCCCGCAGGAGCCGGGCCAGCTGCGCACCTTCCTCACGGACATCCTCGGCCCGGACGATGACATTGTGCTGTTCGAGTACCTGAAGAAGAACAACCGCGAAACCGGCGCCGCGCTGGTGGGCCTCGAGCTCACCCGCGCGAGCGACCTGGATCCGCTGCTGGAGCGCATGGCGGCATCCCCGATTGAGTGCCGCCGGCTGATGCCGGGCACGCCGGAGTACGAATACATCGTCTCCGGCTAG
- a CDS encoding choice-of-anchor I family protein: protein MTLSRSAVALTTAAAVSLASLAPASAAVVANPTYHQADAASVKMAAIGSYGAGIFNESAAEIVAYHPASKRILTVNANSGKIDVLDAADPTAPQKIGEVFGGEGTTINSVSVRPDGLAVATVEPSDKTAAGEVIFFNAGAEEVGAVLGRVGVGSLPDMVTVTPDGKYALVANEGEPAEDYSVDPEGSVSVIALPEGVAAAKQEDVRTAGFTTFNEPGALPTGVHIFGQVGASTTVAQNLEPEYIAVDGGKAYVTLQENNAIAVVDIAAAKVERIFPLGYQDRLKVPADISDKDKKINIANWPVKGILQPDSIAAYNVGGKTYLVTANEGDARDWEAYSEEARVKDLGKKDLAPICEGFNGWDAEKIKDFAKDENAGRLKITTAFGLDADKGCYNEIYAFGGRSFSIFDAASGERVFDSGAEFETITSKILSGYFNTNHSENGLESRSDDKSVEPEGVAVGEIDGRTYAFIGFERLGGVMVYDITDPAKATYQAYINNRDFTVNMEDEEKAGNTAAALAKVGDLGAEGLAFVPAKDSPNGKNLVLVGNEVSGTTTVFQVDSLTQEEAPATGSVSESSSKAGKIIGYLVAALAVLAGVAYFAAPMLGFTL from the coding sequence GTGACTCTGTCCCGTTCCGCCGTCGCCCTCACCACCGCCGCTGCCGTATCCCTCGCGTCGCTTGCCCCCGCTTCTGCGGCGGTGGTGGCCAACCCCACCTACCACCAGGCTGATGCCGCATCGGTGAAGATGGCCGCGATCGGTTCCTACGGCGCCGGCATCTTCAACGAGTCCGCAGCCGAGATCGTCGCCTACCACCCGGCGTCCAAGCGCATCCTGACCGTCAACGCCAACTCCGGCAAGATCGATGTGCTCGACGCCGCGGACCCCACCGCACCGCAGAAGATCGGCGAGGTCTTCGGCGGCGAGGGGACCACCATCAACTCGGTGTCCGTGCGCCCGGACGGCCTGGCTGTAGCCACCGTCGAGCCCTCGGACAAGACCGCAGCCGGGGAGGTCATCTTCTTTAACGCGGGTGCTGAGGAAGTTGGCGCCGTGCTCGGCCGCGTCGGTGTCGGTTCCCTGCCCGACATGGTCACCGTCACCCCGGACGGCAAGTACGCACTGGTGGCCAACGAGGGCGAGCCCGCCGAGGACTACTCCGTAGACCCCGAGGGTTCCGTCTCCGTGATCGCGTTGCCGGAAGGCGTTGCCGCGGCCAAGCAGGAGGACGTCCGCACCGCAGGCTTCACTACCTTCAACGAGCCGGGCGCGCTGCCGACCGGCGTCCACATCTTCGGCCAGGTCGGCGCCTCCACCACCGTCGCCCAGAACCTCGAGCCGGAGTACATTGCTGTCGACGGCGGCAAGGCCTACGTCACGCTGCAGGAGAACAACGCCATCGCAGTGGTGGACATCGCAGCCGCGAAGGTGGAGCGCATCTTCCCGCTCGGCTACCAGGACCGCCTGAAGGTCCCGGCGGACATCTCCGACAAGGACAAAAAGATCAACATCGCGAACTGGCCGGTCAAGGGCATCCTGCAGCCGGACTCCATTGCGGCCTACAACGTCGGCGGCAAGACCTACCTGGTCACGGCCAACGAGGGCGACGCCCGCGACTGGGAGGCGTACTCCGAGGAGGCCCGCGTCAAGGACCTGGGCAAGAAGGACCTGGCCCCGATCTGCGAGGGCTTCAACGGCTGGGACGCCGAGAAGATCAAGGATTTTGCCAAGGATGAGAACGCTGGCCGCCTGAAGATCACCACCGCATTCGGCCTGGACGCGGACAAGGGCTGCTACAACGAGATCTACGCGTTCGGCGGCCGCAGCTTCTCCATCTTCGACGCCGCCTCCGGTGAGCGCGTGTTCGACTCCGGCGCCGAGTTCGAGACGATCACCTCGAAGATCCTGTCCGGCTACTTCAACACCAACCACTCCGAGAACGGCCTGGAGAGCCGTTCCGACGACAAGTCTGTCGAGCCCGAGGGCGTTGCCGTCGGCGAGATCGACGGCCGCACCTACGCCTTCATTGGCTTCGAGCGCCTCGGCGGCGTGATGGTGTACGACATCACCGACCCGGCGAAGGCGACCTACCAGGCCTACATCAACAACCGCGACTTCACCGTCAACATGGAGGACGAGGAGAAGGCGGGCAACACCGCGGCGGCCCTGGCAAAGGTTGGCGACCTGGGCGCCGAGGGCCTGGCGTTCGTCCCCGCCAAGGACTCCCCTAACGGGAAGAACCTTGTGCTGGTGGGCAACGAGGTCTCTGGCACCACCACCGTCTTCCAGGTGGACTCCCTGACCCAGGAGGAGGCACCCGCAACGGGTTCGGTGAGCGAGTCCAGCTCCAAGGCAGGCAAGATCATCGGCTACCTGGTGGCCGCGCTTGCTGTCCTGGCCGGCGTTGCATACTTCGCAGCGCCGATGCTCGGCTTCACGCTCTAA
- the dnaE gene encoding DNA polymerase III subunit alpha: MAKQSSFVHLHNHTEFSMLDGMAKVDLLAEEVTRQGMPAVGMTDHGNMFGSNAFYRRMVAADIKPIIGIEAYMAPGSRFDKKRQLWGTPDQKSDDVSASGAYLHQTMLAENATGLRNLFKLSSLASYEGQLGKWPRMDAELIAEHADGIIATTGCPSGDVQTRLRLGQYDQALEAAAMWQDIYGRDNYFLELMDHGLHIERRVREDLLRIGQALDLPPLVTNDCHYVLESQAPAHEAMLCVQTGKTLMDPDRFKFDGTGYYIKSAEQMRDLWDSEVPDGCDNTLWIAERVGDYGELWEEHPHDRMPIADVPEGETPTTWLRQEVMKGLKERFDGGEVPAEYIERASYEIDVIDMKGYPSYFLIVAELIKHAREIGIRVGPGRGSAAGSLVAYALTITNIDPMEHGLLFERFLNPERPSAPDIDIDFDDRRRGEMITYAAQRWGEDKIAQVITFGTVKTKQAIKDSAKVNFGQPGFQMADRINAALPPAIMAKDIPLAGITDPEHARYAEAAEVRSLIETDPDVAKIYETARGLEGVVRQAGVHACAVIMASVPLMDHIPMWKRPADGALITGWDYPACEAIGLLKMDFLGLRNLTVLGDALENVQKNRGEEIDLEALDTDNPAVYELLSRGDTLGVFQLDSGGMQELLKRMKPTGFNDIVASLALYRPGPMGVNAHWDYADRKNGRKPITPIHPELEEPLKEILDETYGLIVYQEQIMNISQKVANYSAGQADGFRKAMGKKKPEVLAKEYKTFSEGMFSNGYSKDAVDALWGTIEPFASYAFNKSHAAGYALVSYWTAYMKANYTAEYMAALLTSVGDKKDKSAIYLSDCRHMGVSVLQPDINESEENFVAVGEDVRYGLAAVRNVGAEVVESIKETRRTKGQFTSFSDYLDKIDLLACNKRITESLIKAGAFDSLGHPRKGLMLIQEDAVDSVLSTKKAADKGQFDLFAAFGGEEEGASSMFAVEVPDDEWERKHKLALEREMLGLYVSGHPLDGFEEAIEAQTDTQLTTILAGELRHGAEVTIGGLISSVDRRFSKKDGSPWAIVTIEDHHGAQVEVLLFNKVYALVAPQIVEDNIILVKAHVSWRDDRMSLFGDDVKVPELGPGGGAGLPVRLTMRTDQCTVDNIARLKQVLANNPGDADVYLNLVNGEHSQLLVLGDHLRVERSASLMGDLKATMGPGILG, translated from the coding sequence ATGGCCAAGCAATCCTCCTTCGTCCACCTGCACAACCACACCGAGTTTTCCATGCTGGACGGCATGGCCAAGGTGGACCTGCTGGCGGAGGAGGTCACCCGCCAGGGCATGCCCGCGGTGGGCATGACAGATCACGGCAATATGTTCGGATCGAACGCCTTTTACCGCAGGATGGTGGCGGCGGACATCAAGCCGATTATCGGCATCGAGGCGTACATGGCGCCGGGAAGCCGCTTTGACAAGAAGCGCCAGCTGTGGGGTACGCCGGACCAGAAGTCGGACGATGTCTCCGCTTCCGGTGCCTACCTGCACCAGACGATGCTGGCGGAGAATGCGACGGGCTTGCGAAACCTGTTCAAGCTGTCCTCGCTCGCGTCCTACGAGGGCCAGTTGGGCAAGTGGCCGCGCATGGACGCGGAGCTGATTGCGGAGCACGCGGACGGCATCATCGCCACCACGGGCTGCCCGTCCGGCGACGTGCAGACGCGCCTGCGCCTGGGGCAGTACGACCAGGCGCTCGAGGCGGCCGCGATGTGGCAGGACATCTACGGCAGGGACAACTACTTCCTGGAGCTGATGGACCACGGCCTGCACATTGAGCGCCGCGTGCGCGAGGACCTGCTGCGTATCGGCCAAGCGCTGGACCTGCCGCCGCTGGTGACCAATGACTGCCACTACGTCCTCGAGTCACAGGCACCTGCGCACGAGGCCATGCTCTGCGTGCAAACCGGCAAGACGCTCATGGACCCGGACCGCTTCAAGTTCGACGGCACGGGCTACTACATCAAGTCCGCCGAGCAAATGCGCGACTTGTGGGATTCCGAGGTCCCGGACGGCTGCGACAACACGCTCTGGATCGCGGAGCGCGTGGGCGACTACGGGGAGCTGTGGGAGGAGCACCCGCACGACCGCATGCCGATCGCCGACGTCCCCGAGGGCGAAACCCCCACCACCTGGTTGCGCCAGGAGGTGATGAAGGGGCTCAAGGAGCGTTTCGACGGCGGCGAGGTGCCAGCCGAGTACATCGAGCGGGCGAGCTATGAAATCGACGTCATCGACATGAAGGGCTACCCGTCCTACTTCCTCATCGTGGCGGAGCTAATCAAGCACGCCCGCGAGATTGGCATTCGTGTCGGTCCGGGCCGTGGTTCCGCGGCCGGCTCGCTGGTGGCGTACGCGCTGACCATCACCAACATCGACCCGATGGAGCACGGCCTGCTCTTCGAGCGTTTCTTGAACCCGGAGCGCCCGAGTGCGCCGGATATTGATATCGACTTTGACGATCGCCGCCGCGGCGAGATGATCACCTACGCCGCCCAGCGCTGGGGCGAGGACAAGATTGCGCAGGTGATCACCTTCGGCACGGTGAAGACGAAGCAGGCGATCAAGGACTCGGCGAAGGTGAACTTCGGCCAGCCGGGCTTCCAGATGGCGGACCGCATCAACGCCGCGCTGCCGCCGGCGATCATGGCGAAGGACATTCCGCTCGCCGGCATCACGGACCCGGAGCACGCCCGCTACGCGGAGGCGGCCGAGGTGCGCTCCCTCATCGAGACCGACCCGGACGTGGCGAAGATTTACGAGACCGCGCGCGGCCTCGAGGGTGTAGTGCGCCAGGCCGGCGTCCACGCCTGCGCGGTGATCATGGCGTCCGTGCCGTTGATGGACCACATCCCGATGTGGAAGCGCCCGGCGGACGGCGCCTTGATCACCGGCTGGGACTACCCGGCCTGCGAGGCCATTGGTCTGCTGAAGATGGACTTCCTGGGGCTGCGCAACCTCACCGTGTTGGGCGACGCGCTGGAGAATGTGCAGAAGAACCGCGGCGAGGAGATCGACCTCGAGGCGCTGGATACGGATAACCCGGCGGTGTATGAGCTGCTGTCCCGCGGCGACACCCTGGGCGTGTTCCAGCTGGACTCCGGCGGCATGCAGGAGCTGCTGAAGCGCATGAAGCCGACCGGGTTCAACGATATTGTGGCGTCGCTGGCGCTTTACCGCCCGGGCCCGATGGGTGTGAACGCGCACTGGGATTACGCGGACCGCAAAAACGGCCGCAAGCCCATCACGCCGATCCACCCGGAGTTGGAGGAGCCGCTGAAGGAGATTCTGGATGAGACGTACGGCCTGATCGTCTACCAAGAGCAGATCATGAACATCTCCCAGAAGGTGGCCAACTACTCCGCCGGCCAAGCAGACGGCTTCCGCAAGGCGATGGGTAAGAAGAAGCCGGAGGTGCTGGCCAAGGAGTACAAGACGTTCTCGGAGGGCATGTTCTCCAACGGGTACTCCAAGGACGCGGTGGACGCGCTGTGGGGCACGATCGAACCCTTCGCGTCCTACGCGTTCAACAAGTCCCACGCCGCGGGTTACGCGCTGGTGTCCTACTGGACGGCGTACATGAAGGCGAACTACACCGCGGAGTACATGGCGGCGCTGCTCACCTCCGTGGGCGACAAGAAGGACAAGTCCGCCATCTACCTCTCCGACTGCCGCCACATGGGTGTGAGCGTCCTGCAGCCGGACATCAATGAGAGTGAGGAGAACTTCGTCGCTGTGGGCGAAGACGTGCGCTACGGCCTCGCCGCCGTGCGCAACGTCGGTGCCGAAGTAGTGGAGTCCATCAAGGAAACTCGCCGCACCAAGGGCCAGTTCACCAGTTTCTCCGACTACCTGGACAAGATTGACCTGCTTGCCTGCAACAAGCGCATTACAGAATCGCTGATCAAGGCCGGCGCGTTCGATTCACTGGGCCACCCTCGCAAGGGTCTCATGCTGATCCAGGAGGACGCGGTAGATTCCGTGCTGTCCACCAAAAAGGCTGCGGACAAGGGCCAGTTCGACCTTTTCGCCGCGTTCGGCGGGGAAGAGGAGGGTGCATCCTCCATGTTCGCGGTAGAGGTGCCGGACGATGAGTGGGAGCGCAAGCACAAGCTCGCACTCGAGCGCGAGATGCTGGGCCTGTACGTGTCCGGCCACCCGCTGGACGGCTTCGAGGAAGCGATTGAGGCCCAGACGGATACGCAGCTCACCACAATCCTTGCGGGCGAGCTGCGCCATGGCGCGGAGGTGACAATTGGTGGGCTGATTTCTTCCGTCGATAGGCGGTTCTCCAAGAAGGACGGCTCGCCGTGGGCGATTGTGACCATCGAGGACCACCACGGTGCCCAGGTGGAAGTCCTCCTGTTCAACAAGGTGTACGCGCTAGTCGCGCCCCAGATCGTGGAGGACAACATCATCCTGGTCAAGGCGCACGTGTCCTGGCGAGACGACAGGATGAGCCTGTTCGGCGACGATGTGAAGGTGCCGGAGCTCGGCCCCGGCGGCGGCGCAGGTCTGCCCGTGCGCCTGACCATGCGCACGGATCAGTGCACGGTGGACAACATCGCGCGCCTGAAGCAGGTGCTGGCCAACAACCCGGGCGACGCGGACGTGTACCTCAACCTCGTCAACGGGGAGCACAGCCAGCTCCTCGTCCTCGGCGACCACTTGCGCGTAGAGCGCTCCGCCAGCCTGATGGGGGACCTCAAGGCCACGATGGGCCCTGGAATCCTGGGCTGA
- a CDS encoding ABC transporter permease, which translates to MNVSESLRLAASSLNTNKLRSFLTLLGIIIGIMAVIIIMTLGRGLERQTLSELEGVGTSTHYVIVHERPDEEALDEDPFAAFNYGQPTQERDAMTFDQLDQLKAYFGDRVQAVDIEAEGYGDVTYGDITASTSVYPVLTGSLGVRGLDVEYGRGITDADIAGQRPVAVVSDEFVQALFDSDPRAALGQRFDVTVSGQPAVFTVVGVLAPHNAGGMMTGVQSFSDIYIPVTSADRVGMEVPWVSSFSVQSDPTEDAATFQADLQQYLDRQYAGNDEYEAEVLDLSSALEGLSNVFRIMSSVLSAIGGISLLVGGIGVMNIMLITVTERTREIGVRKALGATQGDIRLQFIIEAMLVCLIGGVIGVLLGGAISLIATAAVFDAVTWPPLGAVVFALLFSLATGVFFGYYPASKAAKMQPIDALRYE; encoded by the coding sequence ATGAACGTCAGTGAATCACTCCGCCTCGCCGCGTCGAGCCTGAACACCAACAAGCTGCGGTCCTTCCTCACGCTGTTGGGCATCATCATCGGCATCATGGCCGTGATCATCATCATGACCCTCGGCCGCGGCTTGGAACGCCAGACGCTCAGCGAGTTGGAGGGCGTTGGCACCTCCACCCACTACGTGATAGTGCACGAGCGCCCGGATGAGGAAGCCTTGGACGAGGATCCGTTCGCCGCGTTCAACTACGGCCAGCCCACGCAGGAACGCGACGCCATGACCTTCGACCAGTTAGATCAGCTCAAGGCGTATTTCGGCGACCGGGTGCAGGCCGTGGACATTGAGGCTGAGGGCTACGGCGACGTGACGTACGGCGACATCACGGCGAGTACCTCGGTCTACCCTGTGCTCACCGGCTCCCTCGGGGTGCGCGGGTTGGACGTGGAGTACGGCCGCGGCATCACCGACGCGGACATTGCCGGCCAACGCCCGGTAGCCGTGGTGTCGGACGAGTTCGTCCAGGCACTCTTCGACTCGGATCCGCGGGCGGCGCTGGGGCAGCGTTTCGACGTCACCGTGTCCGGCCAGCCCGCCGTGTTCACCGTGGTCGGCGTGCTGGCCCCCCACAACGCCGGCGGCATGATGACTGGTGTCCAGTCGTTCTCCGACATCTACATCCCGGTGACTTCGGCGGACCGGGTGGGTATGGAGGTGCCCTGGGTGTCGTCGTTTAGCGTGCAGTCCGACCCGACGGAGGATGCCGCGACGTTCCAGGCGGACCTGCAGCAGTACCTGGACCGCCAGTACGCGGGCAACGACGAGTACGAGGCCGAGGTGCTTGACCTCTCCAGCGCCCTAGAGGGCCTGAGTAACGTGTTCCGCATCATGTCCTCGGTGCTCTCCGCCATCGGCGGCATCTCGCTCCTGGTCGGCGGTATCGGCGTGATGAACATCATGCTGATTACCGTCACCGAGCGCACCCGCGAGATTGGCGTGCGCAAGGCGCTCGGCGCGACGCAGGGGGACATCCGCCTGCAGTTCATCATCGAGGCGATGCTGGTGTGCCTGATCGGCGGCGTGATCGGCGTGCTGCTGGGCGGCGCGATCAGCCTGATCGCCACCGCCGCCGTCTTCGACGCGGTCACGTGGCCGCCGCTGGGGGCTGTCGTTTTCGCACTGTTGTTCTCCCTGGCCACGGGCGTATTCTTCGGGTACTACCCGGCGTCGAAGGCGGCGAAGATGCAGCCTATCGACGCGCTTCGATACGAGTAG